In Hyphomicrobiales bacterium, a single genomic region encodes these proteins:
- a CDS encoding type II CRISPR-associated endonuclease Cas1, with product MASRIVEIAEDGRHLSRDRGFLTVSADGAELGRVPLDDIAAVIANAHGITYSNNLLVALAERGAPLVVCGANFRPAATLWSAVAHHEQAGRMADQAAAAVPLRKRLWSQLVVAKIDSQRETLAAVGAEHEGFRLLARKVRAGDPDNVEAQAARRYWPLLFGADFRRDRQAEGINAMLNYTYTVLRAGTARAIMGAGLHPSLGLSHRQRGNAFALADDLMEPFRPLVDLLVYDLIHEGRCSVDRETKPQMARILATDMSTAEGASPVSSCLGRVALSLARCFSGEAKKLDLPNRALPLEGTS from the coding sequence ATGGCAAGCCGGATCGTCGAGATCGCCGAGGATGGACGCCACCTCTCCCGCGACAGGGGGTTTCTCACCGTCAGCGCCGATGGGGCCGAGCTTGGCCGGGTGCCCCTCGACGATATTGCCGCCGTGATCGCCAACGCCCACGGCATCACCTACTCCAACAATCTATTGGTGGCGCTTGCCGAACGCGGCGCACCGCTTGTCGTTTGTGGCGCCAATTTTCGCCCGGCGGCGACCCTGTGGAGTGCGGTGGCACATCACGAGCAGGCCGGCCGCATGGCCGATCAGGCTGCCGCCGCCGTTCCCCTGAGAAAACGGCTGTGGAGCCAACTCGTTGTTGCCAAGATCGACAGCCAGCGGGAAACCTTGGCCGCCGTGGGCGCCGAACACGAAGGGTTCCGACTGCTCGCCCGTAAGGTTCGTGCCGGCGACCCCGACAATGTCGAGGCGCAGGCCGCCCGCCGCTACTGGCCCCTCCTGTTTGGCGCCGACTTCCGCCGCGACAGGCAGGCGGAGGGCATCAACGCGATGCTCAACTATACCTACACGGTTTTGCGGGCGGGAACTGCCCGCGCCATCATGGGCGCCGGCCTGCACCCAAGTCTCGGCCTGTCGCACCGCCAACGCGGCAATGCCTTCGCCCTAGCCGACGATCTGATGGAACCGTTCCGGCCGCTTGTCGACCTGCTCGTCTACGATCTGATCCACGAAGGCCGTTGCAGTGTCGACCGGGAAACCAAACCGCAGATGGCACGCATTCTTGCAACCGATATGAGCACGGCAGAAGGCGCAAGCCCCGTTTCCAGTTGCCTCGGGCGCGTCGCGCTGTCGCTGGCGCGCTGCTTTTCCGGAGAAGCGAAGAAACTCGATCTGCCGAACCGCGCATTGCCGTTGGAGGGAACGTCGTGA